AGTGCCATAAACTGATAATATTGTTCAGCTGGCAAAACTAAAGATTTTCGTTCACTCTTATTACCGAATCCTTGAGTGGACCTAGAGCTATTATTGGTTTCTATAGTTGGTTCAGGTCGATATAGGGTTTTTGGCTGCGGATCAGGTTTGTATGACTTATCGAGTAATCCTGATCCTTTTTTTAATGTATCTTTTTCAGAATTATCTTTTGTGAAAAAACCGGGTTTTTTTTGTCTTGATTCAGTCATCATTTGTCACTCTCCATTAAGTTCACGCGTTCAATGAATTCATTCGTCAGATTATCTAAGAATGAAGTAAAAATATCTTTGTCCCAGTAACTATCATTTCGTAGACCGTTTCGTGGTGCGGATTGTAGACGGCGCTTGTAAGGAACAATTGTCTTAAACATATTTTCTTTTCCAAAGAAGTTCACGGCATCTTGCATTACAGTTTCGTCAATACTTCCGGATCGCTGCATTTGATTCGGTAGAATACCGAGTACATCAGTTGGCACGCCGAACTCGTTTACCTTCTCTGGTAGCTCGTCTGGATTGAAAATGAAGTTGTGGGCCCCGTCCAGAGAATCTGATTGAGTTTGAAAGGCGACAAGGACGTAATCACTCGCTCCTACAGCGGAGTCAGTATAATCAGAAGAGGTTGGTGGTGTGTCAATGAAAATGAAGTCATAGGTTCCACGGCTTTTGAGAGGTTCAAGTAATTCTCTTAAAAAGAAGAGCTTTTTCGATTTAACTTCGTGGTAATTGGCGTCCCCTTCTTCGGCGACACCATACTGTTTGCTAAGATAATTTGTTAGATTCTTTAAATCATAATGGGCCGGAATAAGATCTAAATTTGGGAGTATGTTGACGACTAAATCAGTTAGATCATGGTCTCGGATTCCGGCCATCATTGTTTTGTCTAAGACAAAAACTGAATCTGGTTCGTTATGTTCTTTTGTTACTACGAATGATTTTGTAGTATTGGATTGTGGATCTTCATCTACGACTAGCACATGATAGCCGTGGAGAGACAGGCTGTAGGCTAAGTAACGAGTGATTGTGCTCTTA
This sequence is a window from Pediococcus claussenii ATCC BAA-344. Protein-coding genes within it:
- a CDS encoding ParA family protein; protein product: MNLKRPLTITVANQKGGAGKSTITRYLAYSLSLHGYHVLVVDEDPQSNTTKSFVVTKEHNEPDSVFVLDKTMMAGIRDHDLTDLVVNILPNLDLIPAHYDLKNLTNYLSKQYGVAEEGDANYHEVKSKKLFFLRELLEPLKSRGTYDFIFIDTPPTSSDYTDSAVGASDYVLVAFQTQSDSLDGAHNFIFNPDELPEKVNEFGVPTDVLGILPNQMQRSGSIDETVMQDAVNFFGKENMFKTIVPYKRRLQSAPRNGLRNDSYWDKDIFTSFLDNLTNEFIERVNLMESDK